A stretch of the Planktothricoides raciborskii GIHE-MW2 genome encodes the following:
- the hcp gene encoding hydroxylamine reductase gives MFCEQCEQTASGQGCHQWGACGKSPEVNAVQDLLIYLLRGLAPVAIRANQLSISTQEIDRFTCEAIFATMTNVNFDQHRFTDYIRRAIAYRENLKTQIEQATGATENWSTISCFEPDFEDSLSAQGEDIALKFISQSGANVDIFSLKLTVLYGIKGVASYAFHAQEMGQEDDRIYQFCYEALAALERQDLTLDDWLKLALKVGEINLRTMELLDAGHTGTFGHPVPTPVPLNAKVGKAILVSGHDIPQLEAVLKQTMNKGITVYTHGELLPAHGYPHLKQNYPHFYGHYGTAWQNQTKDFAKFPGAIIITTNCLMPPHENYQNKLFSLGPVGYPGLNSIPNGPDGLPDFSPAINKALELPGFTEATEPRQVTTGFARNAVLSVADRVIEAVKAGQIRHFFLVGGCDGAKPDRNYYTELVEKVPSDCVVLTLACGKFRFFDQNLGDIGGIPRLLDVGQCNDAYSAIQIAIALANAFNVGVNELPLSMILSWYEQKAIAVLLTLLYLGIQDIRLGPTLPAFLSPNVLKLLSDTYHIKPISTPDEDLAACLAKV, from the coding sequence ATGTTTTGCGAACAATGCGAACAAACAGCCAGCGGACAAGGATGCCACCAATGGGGCGCTTGTGGCAAAAGTCCAGAAGTCAATGCGGTTCAAGACTTATTAATCTATCTCTTGCGTGGGCTTGCTCCCGTGGCAATCCGAGCGAATCAATTGAGTATTTCCACTCAGGAAATCGATCGCTTTACCTGTGAAGCTATCTTTGCCACCATGACCAATGTTAACTTCGATCAACATCGGTTTACGGATTATATTCGACGGGCGATCGCATACCGGGAAAACCTCAAAACCCAAATTGAACAAGCCACGGGTGCCACAGAAAACTGGTCAACAATTTCCTGTTTTGAGCCTGATTTTGAGGACAGTTTATCCGCCCAAGGGGAAGATATCGCCCTGAAATTTATCAGCCAATCTGGTGCAAATGTCGATATTTTTTCCCTCAAATTAACGGTACTGTATGGCATTAAAGGCGTTGCTTCCTATGCCTTTCATGCTCAAGAAATGGGGCAGGAAGACGATCGCATTTATCAATTTTGCTATGAAGCCCTCGCCGCTTTAGAACGCCAAGACCTCACCCTCGATGATTGGCTGAAACTGGCGCTAAAAGTTGGCGAAATTAATCTGCGGACGATGGAATTGCTTGATGCTGGACATACCGGCACTTTTGGTCATCCCGTCCCCACTCCCGTTCCCCTGAATGCCAAAGTAGGCAAAGCAATTCTCGTTTCCGGTCACGATATTCCCCAACTGGAAGCGGTGCTCAAACAAACCATGAACAAGGGAATTACTGTCTACACTCATGGGGAATTATTGCCCGCCCACGGTTATCCCCACCTGAAACAAAACTACCCTCATTTTTATGGGCATTATGGCACCGCATGGCAGAATCAAACTAAGGATTTTGCTAAGTTCCCAGGGGCGATTATTATTACCACCAATTGTTTAATGCCGCCCCACGAAAATTATCAGAATAAATTATTTAGCCTTGGGCCTGTTGGCTATCCCGGATTGAATTCTATTCCTAATGGGCCTGATGGACTGCCGGACTTTTCCCCCGCAATTAATAAAGCTTTAGAGTTACCAGGATTTACGGAAGCAACCGAACCTCGTCAGGTGACGACTGGTTTCGCCCGCAATGCGGTTTTGAGTGTGGCCGATCGCGTCATTGAAGCGGTGAAAGCGGGACAAATTCGCCACTTTTTCCTAGTTGGTGGCTGTGATGGGGCAAAACCCGATCGCAACTATTACACCGAACTGGTGGAAAAAGTCCCCAGTGATTGTGTGGTGCTCACCCTCGCTTGTGGCAAGTTCCGTTTCTTCGACCAAAATTTAGGCGATATTGGTGGCATTCCCCGCTTATTGGATGTGGGACAATGTAATGATGCATATTCAGCGATTCAAATTGCGATCGCCCTAGCCAATGCGTTTAATGTGGGGGTGAATGAATTGCCCTTATCCATGATTTTGTCCTGGTATGAACAGAAAGCGATCGCGGTCTTACTCACCTTACTTTATCTAGGAATTCAAGATATTCGCTTAGGCCCAACTTTGCCCGCATTTTTATCACCTAATGTGTTGAAATTGCTATCGGATACATATCATATTAAACCCATCAGTACACCGGATGAAGATTTAGCCGCTTGTTTGGCTAAGGTTTAA
- a CDS encoding type II toxin-antitoxin system VapC family toxin: MYLLDTNHCSLAIQHQPDIIAQLSALGQAQVSTCVIVQAELIYMAENSQNQQNNLQLVEKFLQNIFIYAIDSSTAKIYGAVQAELMRRFGPKEKSKRRRTRLIDLGVSQNDLWIAAIALQHNLILVSADSDFQRIQTVRDLPIESWYNPTTST; the protein is encoded by the coding sequence ATGTATTTATTAGATACCAATCACTGTAGTTTAGCTATTCAGCATCAGCCTGATATTATCGCTCAGTTATCAGCCCTCGGTCAAGCGCAGGTTTCAACTTGTGTCATTGTACAAGCTGAATTGATTTATATGGCCGAAAATTCTCAAAATCAGCAGAATAATCTTCAGCTAGTCGAAAAATTTTTGCAGAATATATTCATCTATGCGATCGACTCAAGCACTGCTAAAATTTATGGCGCAGTTCAGGCAGAGTTGATGCGACGTTTTGGGCCAAAAGAGAAAAGTAAACGCCGAAGAACTCGACTAATCGATCTGGGAGTCAGTCAAAATGATCTATGGATTGCCGCGATCGCCCTGCAACACAATTTAATTTTGGTGTCTGCGGATAGCGACTTTCAGCGGATTCAAACCGTGCGGGATTTACCTATAGAAAGTTGGTACAATCCCACAACATCAACTTAA
- a CDS encoding type ISP restriction/modification enzyme, giving the protein MTKIYHAHLYGSREDKYRYLEEHDVTTVDWQELNPQSPFYLFIPQNTDLRLEYDNYWEIPKIFTVNTLGFQTHRDHFAIDFDREILRQRFQDFRDRKFSNDEIKHKYNIKDNRDWQVETARTQIRADENWETGLINCLYRPFDWRPCYYSTVAMDYPRTVLQQNMVKENLSLLCSRQQATIGFHHVWCSDVPAESCVLSTTSREGNQVFPLYTYPDTQNEQGNLFSEKSPNLSSDFLTAIREKLGYLPTPEAIFYYIYGILHSPTYRQRYAEFLKIDFPRIPLTSNDQLFRDLGTKGEELVNLHLMKSKKLNKLITKVGGEGDNAVTEVTYQAKEQRVYINKTRYFEGIAPELWDFKIGGYQVLDKWLKDRKKANRILSFDEVLHYQKILVALKETMQLMAEIDRLIPGFPIH; this is encoded by the coding sequence ATGACTAAAATTTATCACGCCCATCTTTACGGTTCACGAGAAGATAAGTATCGCTATCTGGAAGAACATGATGTCACCACAGTTGATTGGCAAGAACTCAATCCCCAATCGCCATTTTATCTGTTTATTCCCCAAAATACTGATTTAAGATTAGAATATGATAATTATTGGGAAATACCTAAAATTTTTACCGTTAATACTCTAGGCTTTCAAACTCATAGAGATCATTTTGCCATTGATTTCGATCGCGAGATACTTAGACAAAGATTTCAAGATTTTAGAGATCGGAAATTCTCTAATGATGAAATCAAGCATAAATATAACATCAAAGATAATAGAGATTGGCAAGTAGAGACTGCTAGAACGCAAATTCGTGCAGATGAAAATTGGGAAACAGGTCTGATTAATTGCCTTTATCGTCCTTTTGATTGGCGACCTTGTTACTACAGTACAGTGGCAATGGATTACCCTAGAACCGTATTACAACAAAATATGGTTAAAGAAAATTTATCATTGCTTTGCTCAAGACAACAAGCAACTATTGGTTTTCATCATGTGTGGTGCTCAGATGTTCCAGCAGAAAGTTGTGTATTATCCACTACAAGTCGAGAAGGAAATCAAGTTTTTCCCCTATACACCTATCCCGATACTCAAAATGAACAAGGTAATTTATTTTCTGAAAAATCTCCTAACCTTTCTTCAGATTTCTTGACAGCGATTCGAGAAAAACTGGGTTATCTGCCCACCCCAGAAGCGATTTTTTACTATATTTACGGGATTTTACACAGTCCTACCTATCGCCAACGCTATGCCGAATTTCTGAAAATCGACTTTCCCCGCATTCCTTTAACCAGCAATGACCAATTATTTAGAGACTTGGGGACAAAAGGGGAGGAATTAGTCAATTTACATTTAATGAAATCCAAGAAACTCAATAAATTAATCACCAAAGTTGGCGGTGAGGGGGATAATGCAGTGACGGAGGTAACTTACCAAGCTAAAGAACAGCGGGTTTATATTAATAAAACCCGTTATTTTGAAGGCATCGCCCCGGAATTGTGGGATTTTAAGATTGGCGGTTATCAGGTTTTAGACAAATGGCTGAAAGACCGTAAGAAAGCCAACCGGATTTTATCTTTTGATGAGGTGTTGCATTATCAAAAAATTTTGGTTGCCCTGAAAGAAACCATGCAGTTAATGGCAGAAATCGATCGCCTCATTCCCGGTTTTCCCATTCATTGA
- a CDS encoding type ISP restriction/modification enzyme yields the protein MTKIYHAHVYGSRENKYRYLEEHDVTTVDWTELNPQSPFYLFIPQDTDLLGEYNQGWKITEIMPVNSVGIVTARDSLTIKWSSQEVMDTVTDFASLPVETARNKYNLGKDARDWKVDLAQKDLNRSPIENDKIVSVLYRPFDVRFTYYTGQTRGFICMPRSEVMRHLLAGNNLALITSRLTKGETFAHAQVASSIVEVICMSPKTSNNGFVFPLYTYPDTQNQQGNLFVEKSANLSKGFLEAIREKLGYVPTPEAIFYYIYGIFHSPTYRQRYAEFLKIDFPRVPLTSNDQLFRDLGTKGEELVNLHLMKSKKLNKLITKVGGEGDNAVTEVTYQAKEQRVYINKTRYFAGITPELWDFKIGGYQVLDKWLKDRKKASRILSFDEVLHYQKIAIALKETMQLMAEIDRLIPGFPIQ from the coding sequence ATGACTAAAATTTATCACGCCCATGTTTACGGTTCGCGAGAAAATAAGTATCGCTATCTGGAAGAACATGATGTCACCACAGTTGATTGGACAGAACTCAATCCCCAATCGCCATTTTATCTGTTTATTCCCCAAGATACTGATTTATTAGGTGAATATAATCAGGGCTGGAAAATTACTGAAATCATGCCGGTCAATTCTGTGGGAATTGTCACCGCTAGGGATAGTTTAACAATCAAATGGTCATCGCAGGAAGTGATGGATACGGTGACAGACTTTGCCTCTCTCCCGGTTGAAACAGCACGAAATAAATATAATCTTGGGAAAGATGCACGAGACTGGAAAGTTGACCTGGCTCAAAAAGATTTAAACCGTAGTCCAATAGAAAATGATAAAATTGTTTCCGTATTATATCGCCCTTTTGATGTTAGGTTTACTTACTACACAGGACAAACAAGAGGTTTTATTTGTATGCCGCGTTCTGAAGTGATGAGGCATCTGCTGGCTGGGAATAATCTTGCTCTGATAACATCGCGACTAACCAAAGGGGAAACGTTTGCTCATGCACAAGTTGCTTCTAGTATTGTAGAAGTAATCTGTATGTCACCCAAAACATCAAATAATGGTTTTGTTTTTCCCCTCTATACCTATCCTGATACGCAAAATCAACAAGGGAATCTTTTCGTTGAAAAATCCGCCAATCTTTCTAAAGGATTTTTGGAAGCTATTCGAGAAAAACTGGGCTACGTCCCCACCCCAGAAGCCATTTTTTACTATATTTACGGGATTTTCCACAGTCCTACCTATCGCCAACGCTATGCCGAATTTCTGAAAATCGACTTTCCCCGCGTTCCTTTAACCAGCAATGACCAATTATTTAGAGACTTGGGGACAAAAGGGGAGGAATTAGTCAATTTACATTTAATGAAATCCAAAAAACTCAATAAATTAATTACCAAAGTTGGTGGTGAGGGGGATAATGCCGTGACGGAGGTAACTTACCAAGCTAAAGAACAGCGGGTTTATATTAATAAAACTCGCTATTTTGCTGGGATTACCCCGGAATTGTGGGATTTTAAGATTGGCGGTTATCAGGTTTTAGATAAATGGCTGAAAGACCGTAAGAAAGCCAGCCGTATTTTATCTTTTGATGAGGTTTTGCATTATCAAAAAATTGCGATCGCCCTGAAAGAAACTATGCAGTTAATGGCAGAAATTGATCGCCTCATTCCTGGTTTTCCCATTCAGTAA
- a CDS encoding Uma2 family endonuclease translates to MVANLLRWTTRDLDAMPDDGGWKRYEIIDGELFVTRAPHIRHQSAIGNIQFELERWSRQTKLGKPIQTPGLIFSPTDAVIPDLVWISKERLAVGVDDAGHLIVAPEIVVEILSEGETNEQRDKEVKLKLYSIYGVQEYWIVNWRLKTLDIYRRHDAQLQRVNTLLDGDTLASPLLPGLAIAIADIFQ, encoded by the coding sequence ATGGTCGCTAACTTACTACGCTGGACAACCAGAGACCTTGACGCCATGCCTGATGATGGCGGATGGAAACGTTATGAAATTATAGATGGAGAACTATTCGTGACTCGTGCCCCCCATATTCGGCATCAAAGTGCCATTGGTAACATTCAGTTTGAACTAGAACGCTGGTCTAGACAAACTAAACTAGGTAAACCAATCCAAACCCCAGGGTTAATTTTTAGCCCCACTGATGCAGTAATTCCCGATTTAGTTTGGATTAGCAAAGAGCGTTTGGCGGTGGGGGTGGACGACGCGGGACATTTGATTGTTGCCCCGGAAATTGTGGTAGAAATTCTCTCGGAAGGAGAAACCAATGAACAACGAGATAAAGAGGTAAAGTTAAAACTCTATTCTATTTATGGAGTGCAAGAATATTGGATTGTGAATTGGCGACTGAAAACCCTCGATATCTATCGTCGCCATGATGCCCAACTTCAGCGAGTTAATACTTTGTTAGATGGGGATACTTTAGCTTCGCCATTACTTCCTGGTTTGGCGATCGCGATCGCGGATATTTTTCAGTAA
- a CDS encoding type II toxin-antitoxin system HicA family toxin, translating into MTRIRQMNADDVERILAQYGFELVSQKGSHRKWRNIEDQLQVIVPYHKGRNLPIGTLRNIMVSANIPETEWKTE; encoded by the coding sequence ATGACTCGCATTCGACAAATGAATGCTGATGATGTAGAGCGCATCTTAGCACAATATGGGTTTGAATTAGTGTCTCAAAAAGGCAGTCATCGCAAGTGGCGAAATATCGAAGATCAACTTCAGGTAATCGTTCCTTATCATAAAGGACGAAACCTCCCCATTGGTACTTTACGCAACATTATGGTCAGTGCCAATATTCCAGAAACAGAATGGAAAACCGAGTAG
- a CDS encoding type II toxin-antitoxin system HicB family antitoxin has protein sequence MKWRVILELDSETGDWAVWCPELPGCVSAGETESEALENIREAIALYLEPDTIELKSGAVLREVSVG, from the coding sequence ATGAAATGGCGTGTCATTCTAGAACTCGACTCGGAAACAGGTGATTGGGCGGTTTGGTGTCCAGAATTGCCCGGTTGTGTGTCAGCAGGAGAAACTGAATCAGAAGCTTTAGAAAATATTCGGGAAGCGATCGCGCTTTATTTAGAACCCGATACGATTGAACTTAAATCAGGTGCGGTTTTAAGAGAGGTATCGGTGGGATGA
- a CDS encoding N-6 DNA methylase produces MPTISFDAYLKSIQKNLQKGSERSHYPALKNLIDDRDRGIDAVIEETGNKAGVPDFTVNRRELLVGYIEAKDIDLDLDQVEKTEQLQRYREAFPNLILTNYLEFRWYVNGQPRLKEVLAEKNEQKLTLKSPDQVAALLEQFLNYSGEIISSPEQLAEQMARLTKAIRLAVTTAMELEAEKQQKSGELHQLKQGFSEVLLPDLNDSDFADMYAQTISYGLFAARVGHTQNPTADKFTRRTAGTYIPATNPFLKRLFNTIVETDALSQIDWAIDDLVQLLSQVDMGSILENFGQQQEDPVVHFYETFLAAYNAKLRKSRGVYYTPESVVSFIVRSVDAILKEDFDLPLGLADTAKDSKTQQPRVQILDPATGTGTFLYAVIKQIYRNLADIGMASQWDSYVRENLLNRLFGFELLMAPYAIAHLKLGLQLQELGYKFTHKQRLGIYLTNTLDEAMKKSDILFGQFVAQEANEASSIKRDAPVMVVLGNPPYAGHSANKSEWIAGLIKDYYFVDGKPLDEKNPKWLQDDYVKFIRFGQWRIDQTGSGILAFITNHGYLDNPTFRGMRQSLAKTFDKIYLLDLHGNSKKKEVAPDGSQDKNVFDIQQGVAVAIMVKYPKSPS; encoded by the coding sequence ATGCCCACTATCTCTTTTGATGCTTATCTCAAATCGATTCAAAAGAATCTACAAAAAGGTAGCGAACGCAGCCATTATCCGGCATTAAAAAACTTGATCGACGATCGCGATCGAGGAATTGATGCGGTCATTGAAGAAACCGGGAATAAAGCAGGAGTTCCCGATTTTACGGTTAACCGTCGAGAATTACTGGTCGGTTATATTGAGGCCAAAGATATTGATTTAGATTTAGATCAAGTAGAAAAAACGGAGCAATTACAACGCTATCGAGAAGCTTTTCCCAATCTAATCTTAACCAATTATTTAGAATTTCGCTGGTATGTGAACGGTCAGCCAAGACTCAAGGAGGTTTTAGCCGAAAAAAATGAGCAAAAGCTGACATTAAAATCCCCCGATCAAGTAGCCGCATTACTGGAGCAGTTTCTCAATTATTCGGGCGAAATTATTAGTAGCCCTGAACAATTAGCGGAACAAATGGCTCGGTTAACCAAGGCGATTCGGTTAGCGGTGACAACGGCGATGGAATTAGAAGCAGAAAAACAACAAAAATCTGGTGAATTACATCAATTAAAACAGGGATTTAGCGAGGTATTATTGCCCGATTTAAATGATTCTGACTTTGCCGATATGTATGCTCAAACAATTTCTTATGGGCTATTTGCGGCTAGAGTTGGTCATACTCAAAATCCAACGGCTGACAAGTTTACTCGACGCACCGCAGGGACTTATATTCCGGCAACCAATCCATTTTTAAAGCGATTATTTAATACCATTGTGGAAACCGATGCACTGAGTCAGATTGATTGGGCGATCGATGATTTGGTGCAATTGTTGTCCCAAGTAGATATGGGCAGCATTCTAGAAAATTTTGGCCAACAACAAGAAGACCCCGTAGTGCATTTTTATGAGACATTTTTGGCGGCATATAATGCCAAATTGCGTAAAAGTCGCGGGGTTTATTATACTCCTGAATCAGTAGTATCTTTTATTGTCCGTTCTGTGGATGCTATCCTCAAAGAAGATTTTGATTTACCGTTAGGTTTAGCGGATACGGCTAAAGATAGCAAAACCCAACAGCCCAGAGTGCAAATTCTCGATCCGGCAACGGGAACCGGCACGTTTTTATATGCGGTGATTAAGCAGATTTACCGCAATTTAGCCGATATTGGCATGGCTTCTCAGTGGGATAGTTATGTCCGGGAAAATTTACTCAATCGATTATTTGGGTTTGAGTTGTTGATGGCACCTTATGCGATCGCGCATCTGAAATTAGGGCTACAACTTCAGGAATTAGGCTACAAGTTTACCCACAAACAACGGTTAGGCATCTATTTAACCAATACCTTGGATGAAGCCATGAAAAAATCCGATATTTTATTCGGTCAATTTGTTGCCCAAGAAGCCAACGAAGCCTCCTCAATTAAACGGGATGCCCCGGTAATGGTAGTGTTAGGAAATCCCCCTTATGCTGGACATTCTGCCAATAAAAGCGAATGGATTGCCGGATTAATCAAAGATTATTATTTTGTGGATGGCAAACCTTTAGACGAAAAAAATCCCAAATGGTTACAAGATGACTATGTAAAATTTATCCGGTTTGGGCAATGGCGGATTGATCAAACTGGTTCTGGTATTCTCGCTTTTATTACCAATCATGGTTATTTAGATAACCCTACTTTTCGGGGAATGCGTCAAAGTTTAGCAAAAACCTTTGACAAAATCTATCTGCTAGACTTGCATGGGAATAGTAAGAAAAAAGAAGTAGCCCCCGATGGTTCACAGGATAAGAATGTGTTTGACATTCAGCAAGGGGTGGCCGTTGCTATAATGGTAAAATATCCCAAATCGCCAAGCTAA